From Amycolatopsis sp. cg9, one genomic window encodes:
- the hrpA gene encoding ATP-dependent RNA helicase HrpA, with protein MSTPSPFAALRARLPELMPRDEQRLRRRLDGARKARDRDAALAQIAADVDKAELRVQSRRESVPKIEFPEELPVSRLKGEIAAAIEKHQVVIVAGETGSGKTTQLPKICLELGRGIRGQIGHTQPRRLAARTVADRIASELKTELGDTVGYKVRFTDQSGQDTLVKLMTDGILLAEIQTDRSLRQYDTLIIDEAHERSLNIDFILGYLKQLLPRRPDLKVIITSATIDPERFSKHFDDAPIVEVSGRTYPVEVRYRPLVDPDDPDADDERDQTQGILDAVEELCAEGPGDILVFLSGEREIRDTADVLNRANLRNTEVLPLYARLSAAEQHRIFQSHTGRRVVLATNVAETSLTVPGIKYVVDPGTARISRYSHRTKVQRLPIEPVSQASANQRKGRCGRTSDGICVRLYSEEDFESRPEFTDPEILRTNLASVILQMTSLGLGDIAAFPFVEPPDRRQVTDGVGLLMELGAFSSAGADRTLTDVGRKLAQLPVDPRMGRMVLEAAKNGCVREVMIIAAALSIQDPRERPADKQQAADAQHARFADPTSDFLAYLNLWEYVAEQQKALSGNQFRRMCRTEYLNYLRLREWQDIFSQLRQLAKPLGISLNTNASPVDPQRVHTSLIAGLLSHIGLKDPAKGDYLGARGARFGVFPGSALFKKQPRWVMSAELVETSRLWARVNARIEPEWVEPLAQHVVKRNYSEPHWERKQGAVMATEKVTLYGVPLIADRRVNYGRIDPELSRAMFIRHALVEGDWQTRHHFFAENRALLEEVEDLENRARRRDILVDDQTLYEFYDERVPADVVSVRHFDSWWKKTRHEQPDLLSFEKSMLINETAGGVRESDYPDSWTQGTQVFKLTYQFEPGADADGVTVHIPLPVLNQVTPDGFDWQVPGLREELVTQLIKSLPKALRRNFVPAPDTAKYVLSRVSPSDGPLLEVLGRELRALRGITVPYADWDPASVPEHLKMTFRVVDERGKKLAEGKDVEALQRRLAPKVRATISQAANTLEKAGLTKPSFGSLPKVFESSQRGHDVKAYPALVDEGASVAVRMLDTPGQQAHAMWAGTRRMLRLNLNSPMKFITRSLTNSSKLVLNRNPHGSVAALLEDCVDCAVDALMAAGGGPAWDETGFAVLLEKVRAGLHPEVLGVLTDVEKILRAANDVEVLLPATRGPAESLADIRAQLAALVYPGFVTETGASRLRNVVRYLQGITRRLEKLPTEPTRDLQRTADVAWIQGEYADALASLPPGTSSPALREVRWMIEELRVSFFAQTLGTAHPVSLKRITKAIDDALA; from the coding sequence ATGTCCACGCCATCCCCCTTCGCAGCGCTTCGGGCGCGCCTGCCCGAGCTGATGCCGCGCGACGAACAACGTCTGCGCCGCCGGCTCGACGGTGCCCGCAAGGCGCGTGACCGCGACGCCGCCCTCGCGCAGATCGCCGCCGACGTCGACAAGGCCGAGCTGCGCGTGCAGTCGCGGCGCGAGAGCGTGCCCAAGATCGAATTCCCCGAAGAGCTGCCGGTCAGCAGGCTCAAGGGGGAGATCGCGGCCGCCATCGAGAAGCACCAGGTCGTGATCGTCGCGGGGGAGACCGGCTCGGGGAAGACCACCCAGCTGCCGAAGATCTGCCTCGAGCTCGGCCGCGGCATCCGCGGGCAGATCGGGCACACCCAGCCCCGGCGGCTGGCCGCGCGCACGGTCGCCGACCGGATCGCGAGCGAGCTGAAGACCGAGCTCGGCGACACCGTCGGCTACAAGGTCCGGTTCACCGACCAGTCCGGGCAGGACACGCTGGTCAAGCTGATGACCGACGGCATCCTGCTCGCCGAGATCCAGACCGACCGCTCGCTGCGCCAGTACGACACGCTCATCATCGACGAGGCCCACGAGCGCAGCCTCAACATCGACTTCATCCTCGGCTACCTCAAGCAGCTGCTGCCGCGCCGCCCCGACCTCAAGGTCATCATCACCTCGGCCACCATCGACCCGGAGCGCTTCTCGAAGCACTTCGACGACGCGCCGATCGTCGAGGTCTCCGGCCGGACCTACCCGGTCGAGGTGCGCTACCGGCCGCTCGTGGACCCCGACGATCCCGACGCCGACGACGAGCGCGACCAGACCCAGGGCATCCTCGACGCCGTCGAAGAGCTGTGCGCCGAGGGGCCCGGCGACATCCTCGTCTTCCTCTCCGGCGAGCGCGAGATCCGCGACACCGCGGACGTCCTCAACCGCGCGAACCTGCGCAACACCGAGGTCCTGCCGCTGTACGCGCGGCTTTCGGCGGCCGAGCAGCACCGCATCTTCCAGTCCCACACCGGGCGGCGCGTGGTGCTCGCGACCAACGTCGCCGAGACGTCGCTGACCGTCCCGGGCATCAAGTACGTCGTCGACCCGGGCACGGCGCGGATCTCCCGCTACAGCCACCGGACCAAGGTGCAGCGGCTGCCGATCGAACCGGTGTCGCAGGCGTCGGCGAACCAGCGCAAGGGCCGCTGCGGCCGCACGTCCGACGGCATCTGCGTCCGGCTCTACTCCGAAGAGGACTTCGAGAGCCGGCCGGAGTTCACCGACCCCGAGATCCTGCGGACCAACCTGGCGTCGGTCATCCTGCAGATGACCTCGCTGGGCCTCGGCGACATCGCCGCGTTCCCGTTCGTCGAGCCGCCGGACCGCCGCCAGGTCACCGACGGCGTCGGCCTGCTGATGGAACTCGGCGCCTTCTCGTCCGCCGGTGCCGACCGCACCCTGACCGACGTCGGCCGCAAGCTCGCGCAGCTGCCGGTCGACCCGCGGATGGGCCGGATGGTCCTGGAGGCCGCGAAGAACGGCTGCGTCCGCGAGGTCATGATCATCGCCGCCGCACTGTCCATCCAGGACCCGCGCGAGCGGCCGGCGGACAAGCAGCAGGCGGCCGACGCCCAGCACGCGCGCTTCGCCGACCCGACGTCGGACTTCCTCGCCTACCTCAACCTCTGGGAGTACGTCGCCGAGCAGCAGAAGGCGTTGTCCGGCAACCAGTTCCGCCGGATGTGCCGCACCGAATACCTCAACTACCTGCGGTTGCGGGAGTGGCAGGACATCTTCAGCCAGCTGCGTCAGCTGGCCAAGCCGCTCGGGATCTCGCTGAACACGAACGCGTCCCCGGTGGACCCGCAGCGCGTGCACACGTCGCTGATCGCCGGGCTGCTCTCGCACATCGGGCTCAAGGACCCGGCGAAGGGCGACTACCTGGGCGCGCGCGGCGCCCGCTTCGGCGTGTTCCCCGGCTCGGCGCTGTTCAAGAAGCAGCCGCGCTGGGTGATGTCGGCCGAACTGGTCGAGACGTCGAGGCTGTGGGCGCGGGTCAACGCGCGCATCGAGCCCGAGTGGGTCGAGCCGCTGGCCCAGCACGTCGTCAAGCGGAACTACTCCGAGCCGCACTGGGAACGCAAGCAGGGTGCGGTGATGGCGACGGAGAAGGTGACGCTGTACGGCGTCCCGCTGATCGCCGACCGCCGCGTCAACTACGGCCGGATCGACCCGGAGCTGTCGCGGGCGATGTTCATCCGGCACGCGCTGGTCGAGGGCGACTGGCAGACGCGCCACCACTTCTTCGCCGAGAACCGGGCGCTGCTGGAGGAGGTCGAGGACCTCGAGAACCGGGCACGGCGGCGCGACATCCTCGTCGACGACCAGACGCTGTACGAGTTCTACGACGAGCGCGTACCGGCCGACGTCGTCTCGGTGCGGCACTTCGACAGCTGGTGGAAGAAGACCCGCCACGAGCAGCCGGACCTGCTGTCGTTCGAGAAGTCCATGCTCATCAACGAAACCGCGGGCGGCGTGCGGGAGTCGGACTACCCCGACTCGTGGACGCAGGGCACGCAGGTCTTCAAGCTGACCTACCAGTTCGAGCCGGGCGCGGACGCCGACGGCGTCACCGTGCACATCCCGCTGCCGGTGCTGAACCAGGTCACGCCGGACGGGTTCGACTGGCAGGTACCCGGGCTGCGCGAGGAGCTGGTCACGCAGCTGATCAAGTCGCTGCCGAAGGCGTTGCGGCGCAACTTCGTCCCGGCGCCGGACACCGCGAAGTACGTCCTTTCGCGAGTGTCCCCTTCGGACGGTCCACTGCTGGAGGTGCTGGGCCGCGAGCTGCGCGCCCTGCGCGGGATCACGGTGCCGTACGCGGACTGGGATCCGGCTTCGGTGCCCGAGCACCTCAAGATGACGTTCCGGGTGGTCGACGAGCGCGGCAAGAAGCTGGCCGAGGGCAAGGACGTCGAGGCGCTGCAGCGGCGGCTGGCCCCGAAGGTCCGTGCGACGATCTCCCAGGCGGCCAACACCTTGGAGAAGGCCGGGCTGACGAAGCCGTCGTTCGGCTCGCTGCCGAAGGTGTTCGAGTCGTCGCAGCGCGGCCACGACGTCAAGGCGTACCCGGCCCTGGTCGACGAGGGTGCCTCGGTGGCGGTGCGGATGCTGGACACGCCGGGCCAGCAGGCCCACGCGATGTGGGCGGGCACGCGGCGGATGCTGCGGCTGAACCTGAACTCGCCGATGAAGTTCATCACGAGGTCGCTGACGAACTCGTCGAAGCTGGTGCTGAACCGGAACCCGCACGGCAGCGTCGCGGCCCTGCTCGAGGACTGCGTCGACTGCGCGGTGGACGCCCTGATGGCGGCCGGCGGTGGCCCGGCCTGGGACGAAACGGGCTTCGCGGTGCTGCTGGAGAAGGTCCGCGCGGGCCTGCACCCGGAGGTCCTCGGCGTGCTGACCGACGTCGAGAAGATCCTCCGCGCGGCCAACGACGTCGAGGTCCTGCTGCCGGCCACGCGCGGCCCCGCGGAGTCGCTCGCCGACATCCGCGCGCAGCTCGCCGCGCTGGTCTACCCCGGTTTCGTGACGGAGACGGGTGCTTCGCGGCTGCGGAACGTCGTGCGCTACCTGCAGGGGATCACGCGCCGGCTGGAGAAGCTGCCGACGGAGCCGACGCGCGACCTGCAGCGCACCGCGGACGTCGCCTGGATCCAGGGCGAGTACGCCGACGCGCTGGCTTCGCTGCCGCCGGGCACGTCGTCGCCGGCGTTGCGGGAGGTGCGGTGGATGATCGAAGAGCTGCGGGTTTCGTTCTTCGCGCAGACGTTGGGGACGGCCCACCCGGTGTCGCTGAAGCGGATCACGAAGGCGATCGACGACGCGCTGGCGTGA
- a CDS encoding SDR family oxidoreductase, whose product MTLRKNILITGASSGLGEGMARRFAAQGRNLALCARRTERLENLAKELEEAHPGIKVVTRTLDVTDHDRVFAVFEEFRAELGSLDRVIVNAGLGKGQPVGKGRFDANRQTLEVNFVAAAAQIEAAAGIFRDQGAGHLAVVSSFSAIRGLPGNLTAYAASKAGISAFVDGTRLELKRKGIAVTDVRPGYIESEMNDRLGKNPLLARAESGARALVKAIEAEPRRAYVPAWPWVPLSVAMRVVPASVLRKFA is encoded by the coding sequence ATGACGCTCCGGAAGAACATCCTGATCACCGGCGCCAGCAGCGGGTTGGGCGAGGGCATGGCCCGCCGGTTCGCGGCGCAGGGGCGGAACCTCGCCCTGTGCGCGCGGCGCACCGAGCGCCTCGAGAACCTCGCCAAGGAACTCGAGGAAGCCCACCCCGGGATCAAGGTCGTCACCCGCACCCTCGACGTCACCGACCACGACCGCGTGTTCGCCGTCTTCGAGGAGTTCCGCGCCGAGCTGGGGTCCCTCGACCGGGTGATTGTGAACGCCGGGCTCGGGAAGGGGCAGCCGGTCGGGAAAGGCCGGTTCGACGCCAACCGCCAGACCCTCGAAGTCAACTTCGTCGCGGCCGCGGCCCAGATCGAAGCGGCCGCCGGGATCTTCCGGGACCAGGGCGCGGGGCACCTGGCGGTGGTCTCGTCGTTCAGCGCCATCCGCGGGCTGCCCGGCAACCTCACCGCGTACGCCGCTTCGAAGGCCGGGATCTCGGCGTTCGTCGACGGCACCCGGCTGGAGCTGAAGCGCAAGGGCATCGCCGTCACGGACGTCCGGCCGGGCTACATCGAGTCGGAGATGAACGACCGGCTCGGCAAGAACCCGTTGCTCGCCAGGGCGGAGAGCGGTGCCAGGGCGCTGGTGAAGGCGATCGAGGCCGAGCCGCGTCGCGCCTACGTCCCGGCGTGGCCCTGGGTGCCGCTGAGCGTCGCCATGCGCGTCGTGCCCGCCTCGGTCCTGCGGAAGTTCGCATGA
- a CDS encoding exo-alpha-sialidase, which yields MSLGVSSAKRRILATLTALVLPLVVVLAPAAQAAEPRHDVPNPLLKERFAEGEEEDGDDPALSALCQTYIGKPNPYRPLVPNRDVIDGDTIVPTGSQTGCSTAQNETTIAVNPENPRNIVAGSNDYRLYNTREARNDSGGFAYTSFDGGKTWTNVQLPHLDFPTGAAAPLSYMDAAGDPAVAFGPHNTVYYSTLVFSRAAVPDDQQLASGIAVSVSHDGGRSFGDPAILHLDGVTPAGTPTPANIFNDKEWIAADPVSGTVYVTWTQFTYDAGGNFVESPIVLSKSGDFGRTWSPMRRVSPSLTGFPGGITPFGSGSNPVVTRDGTLQIAYETSVCATAACDRPADHDAVVVATSRDGGRTFRHAEVGLDFDFPVDEDVANNALTGENFRVNSFPQLAYDRVTDHLWVTWADDRNGTYRDGESVKTNGDAFLSGSDGRHGWSKPVKIGTGADEVFPAVAALAGRVAVTFYTRAYDPHGIGLDYAYATGWGDGAGAAPIRRITTQTSNPQVQFVATGAVTGKELQGVFIGDYTGVAVGADLRLYPCWTDFRGNPGRTLPNQDVVTQPLSMFP from the coding sequence ATGTCCTTGGGTGTTTCGTCCGCCAAGCGAAGAATCCTCGCCACGCTCACCGCGCTCGTTTTGCCGCTCGTGGTCGTGCTCGCCCCGGCCGCGCAAGCCGCCGAGCCGCGGCACGACGTGCCGAACCCGCTGCTCAAAGAACGGTTCGCCGAAGGGGAAGAGGAGGACGGCGACGACCCCGCGCTGTCCGCGCTCTGCCAGACCTACATCGGCAAACCGAACCCCTACCGCCCGCTGGTGCCCAACCGCGACGTCATCGACGGCGACACCATCGTGCCGACCGGCAGCCAGACCGGGTGCAGCACCGCCCAGAACGAAACGACGATCGCCGTCAACCCCGAGAACCCGCGCAACATCGTCGCCGGGTCCAACGACTACCGGCTCTACAACACCCGTGAGGCCCGCAACGACTCCGGCGGCTTCGCCTACACCTCGTTCGACGGCGGCAAGACCTGGACGAACGTTCAGCTGCCGCACCTGGACTTCCCGACCGGGGCGGCCGCGCCACTGTCCTACATGGACGCCGCGGGCGACCCGGCCGTCGCGTTCGGGCCGCACAACACGGTCTACTACTCGACGCTCGTGTTCAGCCGGGCCGCGGTCCCGGACGACCAGCAGCTCGCCAGCGGCATCGCCGTGTCGGTGTCGCACGACGGCGGGCGCAGCTTCGGCGACCCGGCGATCCTGCACCTCGACGGCGTCACGCCGGCCGGCACCCCGACGCCCGCGAACATCTTCAACGACAAGGAGTGGATCGCCGCCGACCCGGTGTCGGGCACGGTGTACGTCACCTGGACGCAGTTCACCTACGACGCGGGCGGGAACTTCGTCGAATCGCCGATCGTGCTGTCGAAGTCCGGCGACTTCGGCCGGACGTGGTCGCCGATGCGCCGGGTTTCGCCTTCGCTGACCGGCTTCCCGGGCGGCATCACGCCGTTCGGCAGCGGGTCGAACCCGGTGGTCACCCGCGACGGGACGCTCCAGATCGCCTACGAGACGTCGGTGTGCGCCACGGCGGCGTGCGACCGGCCCGCCGATCACGACGCCGTGGTCGTGGCGACTTCACGCGACGGTGGCCGGACCTTCCGGCACGCCGAGGTGGGGCTCGACTTCGACTTCCCGGTCGACGAAGACGTCGCCAACAACGCGCTGACCGGGGAGAACTTCCGGGTCAACAGTTTCCCGCAGCTGGCGTACGACCGGGTGACCGACCACCTCTGGGTGACCTGGGCCGACGACCGCAACGGCACCTACCGCGACGGCGAGTCGGTCAAGACGAACGGCGACGCGTTCCTGAGCGGCTCCGACGGCCGGCACGGCTGGTCGAAGCCGGTGAAGATCGGCACGGGCGCCGACGAGGTGTTCCCGGCCGTCGCCGCACTGGCCGGGCGCGTGGCGGTCACCTTCTACACCCGCGCCTACGACCCGCACGGCATCGGCCTGGACTACGCCTACGCCACCGGGTGGGGCGACGGTGCCGGCGCGGCTCCGATCCGGCGGATCACCACGCAGACGTCGAACCCGCAGGTGCAGTTCGTGGCGACCGGCGCGGTCACCGGGAAGGAGCTCCAAGGCGTGTTCATCGGCGACTACACCGGGGTCGCGGTCGGCGCCGACCTCCGGCTGTACCCGTGCTGGACCGACTTCCGCGGCAACCCGGGCCGGACCCTGCCGAACCAGGACGTCGTGACGCAGCCGCTCTCGATGTTCCCGTAG
- a CDS encoding acyl-CoA synthetase: protein MSLVELATQVADKVAETARSVDVMRRAGLVPFPRLDEGVRSLVAIRKFGPFAGANHISARRDPTAVGIVDELGPLTYKQLDDQSNALARAWSQRGIEPGQVVAALCRDHRGLVITMAAAGKLGVRLLLMNTGFAKPQLADVAKREGVTALIYDQEFTGLLDAMPDGVDRYLAWVDPDSDLTDRTVPVLSEIIASTDDRPWPAPAKPGGFVLLTSGTTGTPKGAPRPHTSALASAQFLDRIPLRSNEATYMGAPLFHGTGLSQFILSFALGSTVVMRRKFTPEEALKGVAEHKCTALVLVPTMLQRIVDLPKETREKYDTSSLRIIFVAGSALSPDLGNRANEAFGPVVHNLYGSTEVAVATVATPEDWRKAPGTVGRAPVGCKVALYDEKGRKITEPNVTGRVFVGSGLSFGGYTDGRHKEIIDGLLSSGDVGHFDEDGLLFIDGRDDEMIVSGGENVFPIEVENLLVEREDVLEAAVIGVEDPEFGQRLKAFVVLADGVSLDADEVRDYVKANLARYKVPRDVEFLAELPRNATGKVLRTKLS, encoded by the coding sequence ATGAGCCTGGTCGAGCTCGCCACGCAGGTGGCGGACAAGGTGGCCGAGACGGCCCGCAGCGTCGACGTGATGCGGCGCGCGGGTCTCGTCCCCTTCCCCCGGCTCGACGAGGGGGTCCGCTCACTGGTGGCGATCCGCAAGTTCGGGCCGTTCGCCGGCGCGAACCACATCTCCGCGCGCCGCGACCCGACCGCCGTCGGCATCGTCGACGAGCTCGGGCCGCTCACCTACAAGCAGCTCGACGACCAGTCGAACGCGCTGGCCAGGGCGTGGTCGCAGCGCGGCATCGAGCCCGGCCAGGTCGTCGCCGCGCTCTGCCGCGACCACCGCGGCCTGGTCATCACGATGGCGGCGGCCGGCAAGCTCGGCGTCCGCCTGCTGCTGATGAACACCGGGTTCGCGAAGCCGCAGCTGGCCGACGTCGCCAAGCGCGAAGGCGTCACGGCGCTGATCTACGACCAGGAGTTCACCGGCCTGCTCGACGCGATGCCCGACGGCGTCGACCGCTACCTCGCCTGGGTCGACCCGGACAGCGACCTGACCGACCGGACCGTGCCGGTGCTCAGCGAGATCATCGCCAGCACGGACGACCGGCCGTGGCCCGCGCCGGCCAAGCCGGGCGGTTTCGTGCTGCTGACCAGCGGCACCACCGGCACCCCGAAGGGCGCGCCGCGGCCGCACACCTCGGCGCTGGCGTCGGCGCAGTTCCTCGACCGGATCCCGCTGCGCTCCAACGAAGCCACCTACATGGGCGCCCCGCTGTTCCACGGCACCGGGCTCTCGCAGTTCATCCTGTCCTTCGCGCTCGGCTCGACGGTCGTGATGCGCCGCAAGTTCACCCCGGAGGAGGCGCTGAAGGGCGTCGCCGAGCACAAGTGCACCGCGCTCGTGCTGGTGCCGACGATGCTGCAGCGCATCGTCGACCTGCCGAAGGAGACCCGCGAGAAGTACGACACGTCGTCGCTGCGGATCATCTTCGTCGCCGGCTCGGCGCTCTCGCCGGACCTGGGCAACCGCGCGAACGAGGCGTTCGGCCCGGTGGTGCACAACCTGTACGGCTCGACCGAGGTCGCGGTGGCGACGGTCGCGACGCCGGAGGACTGGCGGAAGGCCCCCGGCACGGTCGGCCGCGCGCCGGTCGGCTGCAAAGTGGCGCTGTACGACGAAAAGGGCCGGAAGATCACCGAGCCGAACGTCACCGGCCGGGTGTTCGTGGGCAGCGGCCTGAGCTTCGGCGGGTACACGGACGGCCGCCACAAGGAAATCATCGACGGCCTGCTTTCGAGCGGCGACGTCGGCCACTTCGACGAGGACGGGTTGCTGTTCATCGACGGCCGCGACGACGAGATGATCGTCTCCGGCGGCGAGAACGTGTTCCCGATCGAGGTGGAGAACCTCCTGGTGGAGCGCGAAGACGTGCTCGAGGCGGCGGTGATCGGCGTCGAGGACCCGGAGTTCGGCCAGCGGCTGAAGGCGTTCGTGGTGCTCGCCGACGGGGTTTCCCTGGACGCCGACGAAGTGCGGGACTACGTGAAGGCGAACCTGGCGCGGTACAAGGTGCCGCGGGACGTCGAGTTCCTGGCCGAGCTGCCGCGCAACGCGACCGGGAAGGTGTTGCGCACCAAGCTTTCCTGA
- a CDS encoding bifunctional 3'-5' exonuclease/DNA polymerase has translation MQVIAGREEDGSFTVHTPSSTLTGLDEAAFARSARELEASLEPRWVFASAESTYAVLVAAGVRVRRCYDVALAEGLLLAYEGTEEQSRSLRAAWARANGEEPPPDSASVELAQPTLFETRVPTLPEGVTVVTAVRRVLAEQERRVAATEHPDRMRLLLAAESASALAAAEMSADGLPWRADLHEALLVSRLGPRVRPGERPKVLVELAAKISEAFGGRPVNPDSPPSVVRALARAGIEVPAARKYLLKGIDHPAVGPLLEYKELSRLFAANGWAWLEEWVADGRFRPHYVVGGVVSGRWASRGGGALQIPKVLRTCVRADPGWKLVVADAAQLEPRVLTALSGDRRLADVAAATDLYARLGEALFSGSRWVPAADDDRDDRARAKIAMLSAMYGGTSGEAGPLLGLLRQRFPDAVSYVERAAQAGERGERVRSRLGRTSPAPSAAWRALTGGLASDEAAELKARRASRGWGRFTRNFVVQASAADMTAVMLATLRQRLPAPAHLVFFQHDEVIVHTPAELAEEVTTAITDSVAEAARMLFGPACPVRFPLHIAPVDTYADAK, from the coding sequence GTGCAGGTGATCGCGGGGCGTGAGGAGGACGGGAGCTTCACCGTGCACACGCCGTCTTCGACGCTGACGGGGCTGGACGAGGCGGCTTTCGCGAGGTCGGCGCGGGAGCTGGAGGCATCGCTCGAGCCGCGGTGGGTGTTCGCGTCGGCGGAGTCGACGTACGCGGTGCTCGTCGCGGCCGGGGTGCGGGTGCGCCGCTGCTACGACGTCGCGCTGGCGGAGGGGCTGCTGCTGGCGTACGAGGGCACGGAGGAGCAGTCGCGGAGCCTGCGCGCGGCCTGGGCCAGGGCGAACGGCGAGGAACCGCCCCCGGATTCGGCGTCCGTCGAGCTGGCGCAGCCGACGCTGTTCGAGACCAGGGTGCCGACGCTGCCCGAGGGCGTGACGGTCGTCACGGCGGTCCGGCGCGTGCTGGCCGAGCAGGAGCGTCGGGTCGCGGCGACCGAGCACCCCGACCGGATGCGGCTGCTGCTGGCGGCCGAGTCGGCGAGCGCGCTGGCCGCGGCGGAGATGTCGGCCGACGGGCTGCCCTGGCGCGCCGACCTGCACGAGGCACTGCTGGTTTCCCGGCTCGGCCCGCGGGTGCGCCCCGGCGAGCGGCCGAAGGTGCTGGTGGAGCTGGCGGCGAAGATCAGCGAAGCGTTCGGCGGGCGGCCGGTGAACCCGGACTCGCCGCCGAGCGTGGTCCGCGCGCTGGCGCGGGCCGGGATCGAGGTGCCGGCGGCCCGGAAGTACCTGCTGAAGGGCATCGACCACCCGGCGGTCGGGCCACTGCTGGAGTACAAGGAGCTCTCGCGGCTGTTCGCGGCGAACGGGTGGGCGTGGCTCGAGGAGTGGGTGGCCGACGGGCGGTTCCGCCCGCACTACGTCGTGGGCGGGGTGGTGTCCGGGCGCTGGGCCAGCCGGGGCGGCGGGGCGCTGCAGATCCCGAAGGTGCTGCGCACGTGCGTCCGGGCGGATCCGGGCTGGAAGCTGGTGGTGGCCGACGCGGCGCAGCTGGAGCCCCGGGTGCTCACGGCGCTGTCGGGCGACCGGCGCCTGGCCGACGTCGCGGCGGCGACGGACCTGTACGCGCGCCTCGGCGAGGCGTTGTTCTCCGGCTCACGCTGGGTCCCGGCCGCCGACGACGACCGCGACGACCGGGCGCGGGCGAAGATCGCGATGCTGTCGGCGATGTACGGCGGCACGTCCGGCGAAGCGGGCCCCCTGCTCGGGTTGCTGCGGCAGCGCTTCCCGGACGCGGTGTCCTACGTGGAGCGCGCGGCCCAGGCGGGCGAGCGCGGCGAGCGGGTCCGGTCCCGGCTGGGCCGCACGTCCCCGGCACCGTCCGCGGCGTGGCGCGCGCTGACCGGCGGACTGGCTTCCGACGAAGCGGCGGAGCTGAAGGCCCGCCGCGCCTCCCGCGGCTGGGGCCGTTTCACGCGCAATTTCGTCGTCCAGGCCAGCGCGGCCGACATGACGGCGGTCATGCTGGCAACGCTGCGCCAGCGCCTCCCGGCCCCCGCGCACCTGGTGTTCTTCCAGCACGACGAAGTCATCGTCCACACCCCGGCCGAGCTGGCGGAGGAGGTGACGACGGCGATCACGGACAGCGTGGCGGAGGCGGCGCGCATGCTCTTCGGCCCGGCCTGCCCGGTGCGGTTCCCGCTGCACATCGCCCCGGTGGACACGTACGCCGACGCGAAGTGA
- a CDS encoding maleylpyruvate isomerase family mycothiol-dependent enzyme: MIDYGLDLSAVPRDHALPDLVAEGDELDALVSAAPDWSRPTPAAGWTIAHQIAHLAAADANVLTAIRTPGAFDPEPKDADADAAAGAAGPRSALLDRWRTGRAELAAALRDVPLDHAFPWFGSQATAVLMVPLRLMETWAHGQDVFDALGVAHRPTGRLRHVAALGVAGLGLSFYAAQSPMPAEEVRVELTGPGGELWTWGPEAAAQRVRGSALDFCLRVTHRRSRAETGLTAVGGDADKWLDIARVFL, translated from the coding sequence ATGATCGACTACGGGCTCGACCTCTCCGCGGTACCGCGCGACCACGCACTGCCCGACCTGGTGGCCGAAGGCGACGAACTCGACGCCCTCGTGAGTGCGGCACCCGACTGGTCCCGGCCGACCCCGGCCGCGGGCTGGACGATCGCCCACCAGATCGCGCACCTCGCCGCGGCCGACGCGAACGTGCTCACCGCGATCCGGACGCCCGGAGCTTTCGACCCCGAGCCGAAGGACGCCGACGCCGACGCCGCCGCAGGGGCGGCCGGACCGCGGTCCGCGCTGCTGGACCGCTGGCGCACCGGCCGCGCCGAACTGGCGGCCGCGCTGCGGGACGTGCCGCTGGACCACGCGTTTCCCTGGTTCGGTTCGCAGGCGACCGCCGTGCTGATGGTGCCGCTCCGGCTGATGGAAACCTGGGCGCACGGACAGGACGTCTTCGACGCGCTCGGTGTCGCGCACCGGCCGACCGGGCGGCTCCGGCACGTGGCCGCCCTCGGCGTGGCCGGCCTGGGGCTGTCGTTCTACGCGGCGCAGTCGCCGATGCCGGCCGAGGAGGTCCGCGTCGAACTCACCGGTCCCGGCGGCGAACTCTGGACCTGGGGCCCCGAAGCCGCCGCGCAACGGGTGCGCGGCAGCGCGCTCGACTTCTGCCTCCGGGTCACCCACCGCCGGTCACGGGCCGAAACCGGCCTCACCGCGGTCGGCGGAGACGCGGACAAGTGGCTGGACATCGCGCGCGTCTTCCTCTGA